TTTATAAAGTCAAACCCGTTTTGCATAAGCACCTCAGGCTCCGGAGGTTTTAAAGAAAAAGCATCTATTTTTGTGTGATAGGTTGCTATTTCAATTTTTATGTTTTCAAAATTATCTTTTTCGGTAAATGTTATTTTAAAAATATTGTTTTCAATTTGCCTTTTACCTATATACTTTTTCAATTCCGTAGTTCTTTTGTTGTATTGATTCAAAGCTTTTTTATTATTTTTAAAATATTCAACAGCCTTTTTCATTCCTGCAACAAAGGGAAGCTGATAAACCGAATTAAACTTTAACTTTTTTTCTATTACAACAAAATAGAATTTTTCATTTGAGCCATAGACTTCATCATCAGGTATATAATCGTAAACTGAAACATCCGGAATATCATAATATTCCGAGTATAAACTATCGGCATATTTTCTAAAAAAAAATTCTTCTTTTGAATTTTCCTGTTTAGGTTTTGATTTTATACTTACATCATGTTTACTTGAACCTGATTTTCCTTCTTTAAATCCCTTTATTATCGGATACAGTTTAAAAATTACAACTATCCAAAGTAAAATTATAAAGAGAACAAAAATAAGTTTCGCTTTTTTTGCTTTTTTTTCCATGAAAGAAAACTAAATTACTCTTCTTCTTTTTTATCAAGCACCTGAAATGTTTTCATAGAGGCATCGAGCATTTCTACAATTTCAGGTTCAATATCATGGGATAGGGTAGCCGCACATACATAAAGAATGCTGTTGTGCTTAAACAAATAAAAATAATGTTTTACAATCCCTTTCTCTTCATGAAGTTCCATAATTATTTTTCGTGATTCCAAATTATAATTATTTTCAAATTTTTCTTGCGTTATTACTGTAGAATCGGGGGACGGGTCATCAGGATTCTTTTGACCGGATAAATACTCACTGACGATTTCCTCCATTGAACCTGAAACTTCTTCGGAAACAAAAATCATATTTTGATTTTGCCCCTTTACCGAATCGCCGTATATTATCTTATATTTCAGCCCGGGATAGGTCACTGTTTCCCAACCGTCAGGCATTTCAAAGGTAAAATCCTTAAAGTCATCCATATAGTAATCTTGAGATGACAGATAAGAAATCAGTATAAAAATAAAAAAAAGTATCGATAATTTTTTTTTCATAAAACGGCTCCTATGATAAAACCCAGCTTAAAAACTATACAAAAGATGAGGAAAAATGTCAAGGTTTATCTTTAGCCGTTAAAATGATACCCTACTTTAACTTATCCCTGCTTTGCGGTATAATTGCACCCGTTCTAAACATTTATGGAGGTTTTTGTGGATATTTTAGATAAACTAAGGGGCGGAGTCATTATGGACGTAACCAACCCCGAACAAGCAAAGATTGCAGAAAATGCAGGAGCCGTTGCAGTCATGGCCCTCGAAAGAATTCCGGCCGATATAAGGGCAGCCGGAGGGGTCTCAAGAATGAGCGATCCTAGGATGATTAAAGAAATCATAAAGGCCGTAAAAATTCCGGTTATGGCAAAGGTCAGAATCGGTCACTTTGTAGAAGCTTCAATTTTGGAAGCTATCGGTATCGATTTTATTGATGAGTCCGAAGTGTTGTCTCCGGCAGATGAGGTTTACCATGTAGATAAAAATAAATTCAAGGTGCCCTTTGTCTGCGGTGCCCGAAATTTGGGAGAAGCGTTAAGAAGAATCCAAGAAGGCGCAAAGATGATACGCACAAAGGGTGAGGCCGGAACCGGAGATGTAATTCAGGCTGTAAAACACATGCGCCAAATCCAAAGTGAAATGAGGCAGCTGACATGCCTTCGCGAAGATGAGCTCTATGTCGCTGCAAAGAATTTTCAAGTACCTTATGCACTTGTAGAATATGTGCATAAGCACGGGAAGCTCCCCGTTCCGAACTTTTCGGCAGGAGGAGTTGCGACCCCCGCAGACGCAGCCTTGATGGTTCACCTCGGTGCTGACGGCGTTTTTGTCGGAAGCGGTATTTTTAAATCGGGCGATCCTGCAAAAAGAGCTGCCGCCATCGTAAAGGCCGTAAAAAATTACGATAATCCTGCAATCTTAGCAGAGGTTTCAGAAAACCTCGGCCCTGCCATGGTTGGAATCAACGAAGAAGAAATAAAAGTTATAATGAGCGAAAGAGGAGTCTAAGCCGCTTTTCTCAATCTTAAACAAAAAAGAAGGTGTTTTAACGAGCTTCTAAACTCATTAAAACACCTCTTTTTGTTTTATATCTATTTTTATAAAATGCGGACTCCTGCAACACTTTTAAATTCAAAAAATTCGGGACTGACTCCTGTTTTTTCAAAATACCTTTTATGTACCTCAAGATAAAATTCGTCAAGAGCATCTTTTTTTACCAAGGCCAGAATATAGCAGCCTTCGGTATTTCCGACTAACTTTGCTCCTCGGCATCCTCTTTGAATAATGGCAGTTTCAAAAAGAACATTTTGTTCGGTACTCATAAGCTCAAAATCATCCCTCATCGAAATATGGGATTCACAAAGGAGCTTTCCCAAAAGATCCATATCTCCTTTCTCTAAAGCCATTACCGCCTTAGATGTTCTTGCGTTTTCGGTAATGCAGTGCTTTACCCTCCGCATAATTGTCTTATCCAAAAAACTAGGCTGATAGTATGTATAATCCGCTTCGGTTATTTCGCAAAGATGATCCAAGTCTAATTTGTTTTGTAAAATACGCAGGCCTTCTTCACATTCCATGTAGCGGATATTGGACGAAGCCCTATAAGCTTCACTGTTTGTGCGGATACCGATTATTACTATTCCATATTCTCTTAAATTTAAGGGCAGACTTAAAAAAGAAAGATCCCTAGAGTCAAACAAATTAAGAGCATCTTGTTTTGCCGAAAAAGAAGATATTTGATTTGACAGCCCTCTCTTTGTGTTTAAGATTTCATGTTTGGCTTCCAAACACAGCGAGGCTATAGCTTTAAAGCTCTCTTTAAGTTTAAATAGAGATAAGAGGCCCATACAAAAGCCAGCTTCAAATGCCGGTAATGAAGTCTGCCCTGTTTTAAAGCGTAACTTATCGAAGACCATTATATCAAAACCGCTTAAAGGATTTTCAAAATGCTTATTAATTTTTTGTATCGTTAAAAGAATAATATTGAATATGGAACTTGCAAAACCTTCTTTCCTGCTGTCCGGATTTTGATTTTTTCCGGCTTGTCCGCTTATAAGGCCTTCAAACTTTTTATTTAAAACCAAATCCGTCAAAGAAATTTTATCCGAGTTATTTTTTCTAATAAAAAAATAAATAGATTTATCGCAGCATAAATTTAAAACATTTCCGCCGTTATAATCCAGCTCTTCGCCCATGAGGGTCAAACTAAGAGGAGAGGCTATTAAAATTCCTTCTTCCGGCGAAGCGTCATAAACCTCATCAAAAAGTTTTTTAAGTTCAACTTTTAATTCACCTTCGCCCATGTTTTCCAAATTCTTTATATCCGCATTAAAACCCATACAACACCTCTATTCATTATCGGCAGGCAGCCCATTAAAACAAAAGCCATTGTCTTTTTTTAAAAAAAATATTATTCTCGTATACATGGCAAACCCCAAACTTTTTAGAACAATCGACAGGGCTGTTTTTGATTATAAAATGATAGAAGAAGGAGACCGAATTTTACTTGCTGCTTCAGGCGGAAAAGATTCTACGGCCTTAGCCGAGTATTTTTCAATGCGCTTAAAACGCCCCTCGCCTAGATTTCAAGTTCATGCTATGCACATCGCAACCGACGTAGCTCCGCCCCTTTCTCCTGATTTAATAAAAATGTTTGAAAACTGGAATATTCCGCTCACAATAAAAACCGTTTCCGTCTTGGGAAGATTAAAACCTAATGAAAAGATGAATTGCTGGTGGTGCTCAACTCAAAGGCGTACCGAGCTAAATAAGTTTGCTATGGAGGAAGGTTTTAATAAGATAGCCTTAGGCCATCACTTGGATGATATTTTGGAAACTCTTTTGATGAATTCCTTAGAAAAGGGAATATTGTCTACAATGCCCCCTGTCTTAAGATTCGAAAAATATCCCGTTACGATGATAAGGCCGCTCTGCCTTGCAGACCTCCCCATGATTATCCGCCATTCGGAGCAGGCCGGTTATATATGTTCTACCTGCACCTGCAACTTTCAAGAAAACTCCGCCCGCAAAACAGCCCGCTCAAGACTCGACCACTTGACAGGCGGCTCCTACAAGCTCAAGATAAACCTTTTTAATTCTCTAAAGAATATCTTGCCTGAATATCTGCCGTGAGCCTTACCTTATATCTTCCCTTAATAGAGGCATGCTCATACAGCGGGGGCCGCCGCGGCCGCGGGAAAGTTCACCGCAGGGCATTTCGAGGACTTTTAAGCCCTTCTTGTTTAAGATTTCGTTTGTAACATCGTTTCTTTCATAAACGACTATTGTGCCCGGGCTTATGCAGAGGGTATTGGAACCGTCATTCCACTGTTCGCGTTCGGCTGCAATCTTGTCGCCTCCGGCACATTGGATAAGCTCAACCTTTCCGGCTCCCGTATATTTTTCAAGAACCTTTTCTAAGGTAGAATCAATCTGCTTTACGTTGAGTTCTCCCTTTTTGGCACCTTGGGTAATTTCAAAGACTCTTAAAGGCCCTAAAATTCCGGGGTGAATGGTAAACTTGTCAAAGTCTATCTGAGTAAAGACCGTGTCCAAGTGCATAAAGGCCCTGATAGCAGGGATTTGAAAAGCTAAGATCGTTTTTATAGGGGAATCCGAGTTATAAAAGATATTATTTGCTATAGAATCGATGGCGTTGGCGGATGTCCTCTGTGAAAGCCCTATCGCCAAAACATCTTTACCGATATTTAAGATGTCTCCGCCTTCAATACTGGGAGCATCATAGCGGTTGTAAAATCTGTTTACCTTTCCGGCATATTCGGGATGATGCTCAAATATGTACTCCCCGTAAATAGTTTCACGGCATCTTGTTACCGAGTACATTTTATTTAAGCTGACTCCGTTTCCTATACATGCAAAGGGGTCGCGGGTAAAGTAGAGGTTGGGCATAGGGTTTATTATCATAGAACCTGAATCCAAAACATAGTGTGAAAGCGAATGTGTATTCTTAAAGGGTATCTCGTTTGCGTTTACGCCTTCCATTGTTTTTAGGATAAGTTCTTTCGGATCCTTGATTCCATTAAGAAAATCATAGATCATTTTTTGATAATATTCGGAATAGATGTCAGCTTCGTTAATATATTGCTTTATAAATTTTTCGCGGATTTCCGCACTTTGAGAAACAGCCTCAGCCGCCAAGTCTTCAAGATATACAACCTCCACTCCGTTTTTAGACAGAATATCGGCAAAAGCATCGTGTTCTTTTTGGGCCATTTTTAAAAACGGAATATCGTCAAACAATAGTTCATCAAGTTTATCGGGGGTAAGATTTAAAAGTTCCTTTCCGGGACGGTGCAGGAGCACCTTTTTTAGTTTTCCTATTTCGCTTGTAACATTTATGACAGCCATGTAATTCTCCTAAAGTTTAATAATCCGGATGATTGTACAGGATAAGGACAAAGAATTCAATACGTATGGAGGAAGACTTTTTCGATAGTTTATGCTATAATATGGAATAGAAAAAGGGGAAAACCTTATGAATTATTTTTACCTATTATTTTTGCTTCTTGTATTTCCCTTAGTTTTGCTGCTAAGGGCTCTCGCATTTAAACCTAAAAAACCGAATAAACTTATCGTAGAAAATGTCGATATGGACTTTGATAAGGCCATAAGCCGGTTTGCAGGGATGATAAAGATTCCTACGGTATCTCACGCCGATGTCAGTCTTGAAGACCCGTCAGTTTTTAAGAAATTCCAAGCCTATCTGAACGAAGCCTACCCTCTTGTTACAAAAACCTGCCCGCGCCGAATCTTAGGGCCTAAAGGGCTACTCTATCATTGGAAGGGCAAGAGCTCCGAAAAAGCCTCGGTTTTTATGGCTCATTATGATGTAGTTCCCGTAAATCGGGAGGGCTGGAGCCGAGATCCCTTCGGGGCTGAAATTATAGATAATGTACTCTGGGGGCGCGGTACTTTGGATACTAAGTGTACCCTTTGCGGCGTAATGGAAGCTGCCGAGTATCTTCTTTCAAAGGGCTTTGTACCCGAACATGATATCTATCTTTCTTTTTCGGGAGATGAAGAACCGCACGGCCCAAGCTGCCCTGCAATAGTCGAAGAGCTTAAAAAAGAAAATATAAATGTGGAGTTCGTTCTTGACGAGGGAGGGGCCGTAGTTGAAGGCGTTTTCCCCGGCATCAAAGAAAGGTTTGCCGTAATAGGTATAGGAGAAAAGGGGCAGATGGATGTGGAGCTTTCGATGGAAAGTAAGGGCGGCCACGCTTCAACTCCTCCTAAGCACACGATTGTAGGTAAATTGGCGCAAGCCGTCTGCAATATCGAAAACAATCCCCTCCCCATGCATGTAACACCTCCGGTTTCGGCTATGTTCAATGTTCTCGGCCGTCATGCAGGCCTTGGAATGAAATTAGTCTTTGCAAACCTAAAAGTTTTTTATCCCCTATTTAACATGCTTACCAAAAAAACAGGCGGAGAATTAAATGCCATGCTCCGCACCACAACGGCCGTAACAAAGATGTCCGGCTCCGATGCCTTTAATGTTATTCCGCCTAAAGCAAGTATAGGAATCAATATCCGCTATTTAGCCGAGGACGGAAGAGAGAACATTATTTCTCATTTTAAAAGAGTAATAAAAAATGAGGATGTAAAAATTGAAGTCAAATACGATGAAGAACCCAGCCGATATTCAAAAATAGATTGCCCCGAATTCGAGCTTTTAAGCAATGCAATCAGACAGACTTGGGAAAAGACATTAGTAACTCCCTATCTGATGATGGCTTGTTCGGATTCCCGCCATTACTCAAAAATATCGGATAAGGTTTATAGGTTTTCTGCAATGCACCTAACAAAAGAGGAGAGAGGCTTAATTCACGGCAATGACGAAAGAATCCGCTTGGACGAGTTTAAACGCACCCTCGCATTTTTTGTACGTATAATGAATAAATTCTAACTTGACTGTAGACAAAAATAATAGTATCTTTAATATATTATACATATATAAGGCGGTAAATATTATGAATGAAAAAATTACAAAGGCTTTAAACGAGCAGATTAACAAGGAAATGGAATCGGCTTATTTATATTTAGGTATGGCTGTACATTTTGAAGCTGAGGCTCTTACAGGTTTTGCCCATTGGATGCAGACTCAAGCTAAAGAAGAAATGGAGCATGCTCTTAAAATATACAAATACTTGTTTGAAATAGGCGCAAAACCTGTTTTAGGAGCCATAGGAGCCCAGAGTACCGAATATGGAAAACCGATAGATGTTATCAAAAAGGTTTTAGAACACGAAAAATTTGTAACTGCTTCTATCACAAGCCTTTACGAGTTGGCCCTAGCCGAAAAAGATTATAAAACTCAAAGCTTCTTAACTTGGTTTATCAATGAGCAGGTTGAAGAAGAAGCCAATGTTACGGCTATCTTGGATAAGTTTAAGTACATCGATAGCAATACAGGTCTTATGATTTTGGATAAAGAACTGGGCGAAAGAGCTTAAATTTAAAGACGTAAAAAAAACGGCCCTTGGAGGCCGTTTTTTTCTAACAATTTACTTGCCGGTAACTATTGCAATACCGCTGCTTGCACCTATCCTTGAACAGCCCAAACCGATATAGGTTTCCGCATCTTCACGAGTGCGCACCCCGCCTGAAGCTTTTATCTTTGTATCTTTTTTTAAGTATTTTTTAAATAGTTTTATATCTTCAACCGAAGCACCTCGGGGGCCGTAGCCTGTTGAGGTCTTTATAAAATCTGCTCCGGCCTTTTCGATAATTGCACAAATATCCGCAATATTTTTTTCTTCAAGATAACAGGTTTCGACAATTACTTTAAGAAGAACATTCTTTTCATGGCAGACCTTTGTTATGGCACTCACTTCATTTTGCGTATATTCCAAATCTCCTTCTAAAAGTTTCCCGACATTTATAACCATGTCTATCTCTTCAGCACCGGCTTCAATTGCTTTTTTAGCCTCTTCTACTTTTACCTCCGTTGAAGATGCCCCAAAGGGAAAAGAAATAACGCTGCACACCTTTACATCGGAACCTTTAAGTTCATTGCTTACCAATGAAACATTGCAAGGGTTTACACAAACGGAAGCAAAATGATACTCCTTTGCTTCATTACAAATTTTAATTATGTCCTTTTCGGAAGCTGTCGGTTTAAGAAGGGTATGATCTATATATTTATTTAATTCCATATTTAAACTCCTAATTTAAAAATAATATATATTTTGCCTTTTGTCCAGCTATCAACACCTTATTCGATTTGTTCTATCAGGCTATTGATCTTTCCTATGCAGGCAGAGGCAAACCCCTTATCCGGCAACTGAGACGCAATTATTCTAAGATAGCCCAACACATCCTTTAAAGTTTTATCCGTAGAAGTTTTAGGCTCTATTGTTTTTTTCAAAGCACCTCTTACATTTAAGAGGATCATTCTTCGTTTTAACCCGACCTCTCCGGACAATTTATTTATAACATATTCCATTTGAATACGCTCATTACTTATAAGAAAATCTTTTAATTCGATGGAGGGAAGATTATCCATTAAGTCGCGCAAATAGACAAAAAGATTAACTATTTCATAACTTTCGATAATATCCAACTCTTCTTCAAATTGAGGAGATTCTTTTAAACTGTGAGGCAGAACTGAAAGATACGGTTTGTCAGAAAATTTATTTACAATTTCATCAACAGAATCGGAAGTATTCAAATCATCATCAAAGGAAGAAGGAATAAGGGAGTCGGGAGCCGTACCGGCAGGATCTAAAAAATCCTCATCATCAAAGCTTGGCCGGTCGGAAGTTTGCGGCGTTTTTTTATCTTCCTGTCTTTCAGGCAGCGGACTAGAAGCATTTTGAAATTCCGGTACTGTTTCCAATTCCGTTCCCATTTCGATTTCTTCACCTTCAGAGCCAAAGCTGTCAACTGCATCAGGCTTTGCCGCAGAAAAGGGAATATCGGCTGTGCCGGGCTTTTCGGATTTTGCAGCAGAGCTAAGATCTTGGGAATAATCCGATTCAGGCACACTTGATTGCTGCTGCGGTTGAGCTTGATAAGGAGCCGGCTCATTTGGAGGAGCTTGATATGGCTGAGATTGAGGAGCGGGAGCCCCAGTTGCGGGCATCTCTTCTCTTGCTGAAGTATCTTGAAGTTGAAACTCTTCTTCAGGTATATCGTTCTTTCGGTTCCTATTGGGTCCTGGCTTAGTCAACTCAAGAGGATCATACTCTACACCTATGTCCGGACTATCATCAATGGGTGCATCAACATAGACCAAATTATCTAACGACTCTTCATCTTCTCCTCTATCAAAAACTTCATCATCAGCCAATTCCATCAGATCATCAAAAGGCATTTCTAAATCGGGCATATCTTCAAAGCTTTCGCTGAGAGTTATTTCATCATCATCTTCAAAATTTACCGCTCCCAAATTTTCTAAATCCGGCTCAGGACTTATATCAAGTTCTTCTTGAGGAGGTTTAAGCTTATCAAGATTTTTATTCAGAATGCCGTCATCGCCGTAAGACTTAACGGCATCTTCATATAACTGAACAGACTTGGACAAACTGCCTATATCGTCATTTTCTATCTTATCCGTTTGAATATCAACAATTTTATTTGCAAGGCGAACAGCCTCAACAGTATTACCTTCATTTTTGTTCAGCTCTAAAATTGCCGCAAGAGCTTCGGTATTCTTTGCATCATTTTTTATTATTTTATTATATTCATGCTTGGCTAAATCATACCTTTTCATTTGTTCATAGGCTTTTCCTAATTTTAACCTTGCAGAAATTTCTTGAGGCTTTTCATTTAGATATTTGATAAGTTCATTTGCTGCTTCTTTATATTTATCATTATGAAAATATAAATCAGCCAATTCGGCCCTCATATTTATTTCACTTGGAGATAACTGAAGTAAGTGTTCAAAAATAAGCTCTGCTTTTTTTGTATCCCCTAATACCGAATAAAGCTTACCTTGCATTTTAAGAACATCTTTATCGCCCTTAATTTCTTTACTCAAATGATTTAAGATTTCTTTTGCCTTTGCATAATCTTCAAGCATCAAACATACTTCTGCCGTGCTCAATAATAATTCTTTATTATCAGGATTTTTCTCTTTGTTATTTATCAAAATATTATAAGCATCAAAATATCTTTTTTGAGCTTTAAGCATATCGGCATATCCAAGCACTGCAGGCAAAAAGTTTCCATTCACAGAAACGGCTTTTTTATAAAAATCTTCGGCATATTTATCTTCATGAACTTTTTCATAAAGTTTGGCTAATTTTGTAAAATTTTCTTCCGATTGACTTATTGACCCTATAATTATTTTATAGGTTTCAATCGCTTTTCTAAGTTCTTCCATTTCCACATAACAATCGGCAATGGCTGTAAGGGCTTCATACCAATTAGGTTTTGTTTTCATAGCAGTTTGATATGAATTAATCGCTTCTTTGTAAAGCTTTTCTTCCTTATATAATTCTGCAAGATTAAAATTCAAAAATGGATGGTTGGGATCCACTTTTAAGCCAATCTTATAAGTTTCAAGAGCTTTAGGGTAATCTTTACATAGAAAATATACGCTTCCTAAATGGTTATATGCAAGGGCATCATCCGGTTTTATATCCAATACATCGGTAAAACATTGTATTGCATGTTTGTAATCCCCATTTTGTTTATATGTATTACCTAGATTATAAAGAGTTGTTTCGTTTTTGCTGTCTATCGCCTTTGCCTTTTCCAAGATAACTATTGATTCATTAAACATGTTAAGGCGGCGGTAGATAACGCCCATATTATTTAAAATATCCAAATTATTGGGATTAAGAGAATTTAGCTCTTTGTATATTTCCAAACCCTTTTTCATATCGCCGGATCGGATATAGAGTTTTCCTAAAAGAATTTTTAACTGATAATACTCCTCAGGTGTATTTTTTTGTTTTTTTAATTGATTTAATAAAATTTTTTCGGCAAAAGCATAGTCACGAGATAAAATAGCTGAATTAGCCTGCTCAATTATAATGTTCAAATTACTCGCCATTCTTTCCTTCCTTTTTACTTTGCAGAGGCCGAGCCCACACCTCTTTTGAGGTCTCACCGGCATGTTCTCCATTTTCTTCATCATAAGCGGCTATTGCAAAAAAATATATTTTGCCGTTTTTTAAATTTTCTATTTTATAATTTATCACATTTCCTACATCAATCGGAGAACCTTCGCTGAAGTATTCACCTTTTTTATTTCCAAAATAAATCAGATATCCCTTTACATCGGTGTCTATAGAGGGAGACCAAGATAATTCAACCGATGAATCCCCGGCCCTTGCAATAAGCTTTGACGGAGGAAGAGGAAGATTATCTTTTTCATACTCCAAAGAAAATGAATGAATAAGTGGAGATTTAAGCCCTTCCGCATCGGGATAAATATTACAGGCAATCTGAAAAAAACGGCCCGAAATATTTTTTATCTTTTCATTAGGTCTGATACTCTTCCATTCAGGATAGCTTCCGTTCCAATTAAAAGGACTATCGGCAGCCCTGATAAAAAATTCCGCATCGGTTTGTTCGGGTTTGTCGTATAAGGCTTTTAAAACAAGAGGCTGTGATTTATTTCCTCCGGTGTCGATTATATTTGTTTCTATACGGCCTCCGTCTTGAGGATATTTTTCAAACAACGAAGATATTTCCCAAGGCATTCCGAATTGAGAAAAAAAGTTTTTTACTTTTAGTTCATCCATTAAGCCGGAATAGTTTAAGCCTATAAGTACGTCCGATGAAGTACCCAGTGCAGAATACAACACCTGATTACTCTCTCTTCCCGTCTCGGTCATATAAACAATGGCTTCGGACTTACCGTTCATCCTATATTCCAAAAGGCCGGTAGTTTCATCATAAGTAATAAGATGATGACTCCAAATTTCGGGGATTATGTTTGACTTTCCTGAAAGTCTGACATCCAGTCCCTTATTGTTTTTGTCCTGCCAAATATTTAAAAAAGACCATTCGAGCTTATTGTTAAAAATACTTGCCGCAATATTTTGATACATTGTTTTTCGGCCCTCGACCAAGGAAGTCCACCAGCGTAAAATCGTACTTCCGCTTTCCGTTGTCTGAGGACACAACCAGAATTCTATTGTAAAAGATTTTAGAATTTTAGCGCCTGCAAAAAAAGAAGTCTTTGAAGGTTTTAATGCCAAACTTTCATTATTTGAATTATAATGAAAAAGAGCCGCTCCTTCTCCGATTTTTGCCTTTTCAGCACCAAGATGGATAATGGACGAATTAGCAACGGTATAATTTCCGGTTTCTTCAATTGTGTCCTTAAAATCGAAGCTAAGGTACATATCCGTAGTTTCAGTAATATTATGAGATGCGGATGTCAATCCCAAAGATTGAAAGCCGAATTTTCCATTTCTTTGTTCTATATTGCGGGAATAGACAAGATTGTTCCAACCCAATTTTCCGCCGAAATTCAGTACCGCCTCTTCAGAAAAAGCGGAAATTAAGAGAAGATTAAAAAATACAAGGCTCACAACAGAGCTTTTTCGCAAATTCAATTTAAATTTACACATAATCTGCACTTATTATCGGCAAAAAAGCTCCATATGTCAATAAAATAACCATGTTTTTATAGATTTAGAATATTTTTCCGGCAATAATTTAATCAACAACCCTCCACACGAATAAAAAACCGGCCTAAATTAAGCTTTAACTGCCTAATCATCCAGCCGGTTTAAAACTAAAAAGACAAAATCTTTTCTACATTAAAAAGTTTAGTTAGTTTTTTTCTGTGTAAGTTTCATTATAACGTAAAAAACCGCTCCGACTACAAGACCGCCTAAACCGAATAAAATCTTGTCCCAGCTTGAATTATATAAAAGCCAAAGGCTTATTCCTACCGCCAAAAGAGAAACAACATAAACGCCGGGAATTCTAAAAGAGCCTTTCATACCGCGCTTTCTGAATACTAAAATTGCAAGACAGGTCGGTATATATTGGGCAAAACGGGAAACAACCGAAATTGCAGCAAGCTTTGAAAAACTGCCTGTTAAGCAAACCAAGGCTGTCAAGGCGGTTGTTAAAATAACCGAAATGTAGGGGACATCTTTTTTATTTCTTTTAGTTACAAACTTGGGTAAAAAACCGTCATCAGCAAGAGCTACGGCACTTCGAGGAGCTAAGAAAGAAGAAGCAACATTTATTCCGCCTATTGAAACCAAGGTTCCGGTTGTAACAACTGCTTTTGCAACGGGACCTAAAAACTTAGCGGCAGCATCTGCAACAGGGGCCTCGCTTGCTGTAAGTCCATCACCCAAAATACCTATGGCAACTACTTGAATAAGTATATAAAAAACGGAAACACCGCTGATTACCAAAACGACAGCAAGAGGAACATTTTTTTCAGGCTTATCCATATCTTCAGCGGCAACGGCAATAGATTCAAACCCCGTAAAGGCATAAAAGATTAAAAGAGCGGCAGCCCCAAAAGACGTTGTAGTTAAGGCACCTACCGACTGCATAGGTTGAAAATTATCG
The DNA window shown above is from Treponema denticola and carries:
- a CDS encoding fibronectin type III domain-containing protein; its protein translation is MQIMCKFKLNLRKSSVVSLVFFNLLLISAFSEEAVLNFGGKLGWNNLVYSRNIEQRNGKFGFQSLGLTSASHNITETTDMYLSFDFKDTIEETGNYTVANSSIIHLGAEKAKIGEGAALFHYNSNNESLALKPSKTSFFAGAKILKSFTIEFWLCPQTTESGSTILRWWTSLVEGRKTMYQNIAASIFNNKLEWSFLNIWQDKNNKGLDVRLSGKSNIIPEIWSHHLITYDETTGLLEYRMNGKSEAIVYMTETGRESNQVLYSALGTSSDVLIGLNYSGLMDELKVKNFFSQFGMPWEISSLFEKYPQDGGRIETNIIDTGGNKSQPLVLKALYDKPEQTDAEFFIRAADSPFNWNGSYPEWKSIRPNEKIKNISGRFFQIACNIYPDAEGLKSPLIHSFSLEYEKDNLPLPPSKLIARAGDSSVELSWSPSIDTDVKGYLIYFGNKKGEYFSEGSPIDVGNVINYKIENLKNGKIYFFAIAAYDEENGEHAGETSKEVWARPLQSKKEGKNGE
- a CDS encoding APC family permease; translated protein: MENKGKLGLLSICLLGVNAIVGTGIFLLPGKAAKLVGVSSIGVILFDAVLVILIALCFAEAGGLFKKNGGPYVYAKEAFGEFVGFEVGFMKWAIMVIAWAAMAVGFPTALGSVFPLAATPFWRSVIAVAILLFLGLMNIAGVRISKIVNNVITIGKLVPLIFFILLGIFFIKGDNFQPMQSVGALTTTSFGAAALLIFYAFTGFESIAVAAEDMDKPEKNVPLAVVLVISGVSVFYILIQVVAIGILGDGLTASEAPVADAAAKFLGPVAKAVVTTGTLVSIGGINVASSFLAPRSAVALADDGFLPKFVTKRNKKDVPYISVILTTALTALVCLTGSFSKLAAISVVSRFAQYIPTCLAILVFRKRGMKGSFRIPGVYVVSLLAVGISLWLLYNSSWDKILFGLGGLVVGAVFYVIMKLTQKKTN